In Paraburkholderia phenazinium, the following are encoded in one genomic region:
- a CDS encoding response regulator has product MRILLVEDDRMIAEGVRKALRGEGFAVDWVEDGEAALSAAGGEPYDLVLLDLGLPKRDGLDVLRALRARGHTLPVLIVTARDAVADRVKGLDAGADDYLVKPFDLDELGARMRALIRRQSGRSDSTIRHGTLTLDPASHQVTLAGAPVALSAREFALLEALIARPGAVLSKSQLEEKMYGWGEEIGSNTVEVYIHALRKKLGADLIRNVRGLGYMIAKDA; this is encoded by the coding sequence ATGCGCATATTGCTAGTCGAAGACGACCGGATGATTGCCGAGGGCGTGCGCAAGGCGCTGCGCGGCGAAGGCTTTGCCGTCGACTGGGTGGAGGACGGCGAGGCGGCGCTCAGCGCGGCCGGCGGCGAACCTTACGATCTGGTTCTGCTCGACCTGGGCCTGCCCAAGCGCGACGGCCTCGATGTGCTGCGCGCGCTGCGCGCCCGCGGCCACACGCTGCCCGTGCTGATCGTCACGGCGCGCGATGCCGTGGCCGATCGCGTCAAAGGACTCGACGCCGGCGCCGACGATTACCTCGTCAAACCGTTCGATCTCGACGAACTCGGCGCCCGCATGCGCGCGCTGATTCGCCGCCAGTCGGGCCGCAGCGATTCGACCATCCGCCACGGCACCCTCACGCTCGACCCCGCGTCGCACCAGGTCACGCTCGCGGGCGCGCCGGTGGCGCTGTCGGCGCGCGAATTCGCGCTGCTCGAGGCGCTGATTGCGCGGCCGGGCGCCGTGTTGTCGAAGAGCCAGCTCGAAGAAAAGATGTACGGCTGGGGCGAGGAAATCGGCAGCAATACCGTCGAGGTGTATATCCACGCGCTGCGCAAGAAGCTCGGCGCCGACCTGATCCGCAACGTGCGAGGTCTCGGCTACATGATCGCGAAGGACGCCTGA
- a CDS encoding CoxG family protein, which translates to MELNNALRIALAPSDVWDALQDLALLRASLDNCESFTRLAGGEYALTLTVPLGPLRARYEVRAHVASKNAAEPDAPHRALNFKARAEGVGSLRGQIDVTLRADEMAPNRAPSTRIDYSVWATLTGPLAELPTRQIENALHELADDFFAEFCAVVQAKHGQGPNRARGAHSRRQHVFLRPINLGGMARRVRPHDHSGSLSGRATSTLFGARASHSVSHREPTPHAMPQWLWAVMILLVAVLMYAAHWFSQS; encoded by the coding sequence ATGGAACTGAACAACGCGTTACGGATTGCACTTGCACCGTCCGATGTCTGGGACGCGCTGCAGGATCTCGCGTTGCTGCGCGCCAGCCTCGACAATTGCGAATCGTTCACCCGTCTGGCGGGCGGCGAGTACGCCCTGACGCTGACCGTGCCGCTCGGACCGTTGCGCGCCCGCTACGAAGTGCGGGCCCATGTCGCCAGCAAAAATGCCGCCGAGCCCGACGCGCCGCATCGCGCGCTCAACTTCAAGGCGCGCGCCGAGGGTGTGGGGTCGCTGCGCGGACAGATCGACGTCACGCTGCGCGCGGACGAAATGGCCCCGAACCGGGCGCCCAGCACGCGGATCGACTATTCGGTGTGGGCCACCTTGACCGGACCGCTCGCGGAATTGCCGACGCGTCAGATCGAGAACGCGCTGCACGAGCTGGCCGACGATTTCTTCGCCGAATTCTGCGCGGTCGTGCAGGCCAAGCACGGCCAGGGACCGAACCGCGCACGCGGCGCGCACAGCCGCCGCCAGCACGTGTTTCTGCGGCCGATCAACCTGGGCGGAATGGCGCGGCGCGTGCGGCCGCACGATCACAGCGGCAGCCTGAGCGGGCGCGCGACCAGCACGCTGTTCGGGGCGCGCGCTTCGCATAGCGTGTCGCATCGGGAGCCCACTCCGCATGCCATGCCGCAGTGGCTCTGGGCCGTCATGATTCTGCTGGTGGCCGTGCTGATGTACGCGGCGCACTGGTTCAGCCAGAGCTGA
- a CDS encoding DegQ family serine endoprotease, translating into MNAKTLSRSAVAVAVAVALSAGYVAGHRDVPAPQVITQAQAAMMPAEAAAKTGIPDFSGLVETYGPAVVNISAKHVVKQTAVRSGGDNAGNAGNAQQLPIDPSDPFYQFYKHFFGGMPGMQGGGGDGGDQSDQPSASLGSGFIVSSDGYILTNAHVVDGANVVTVKLTDKREFRAKVVGADKQSDVAVLKIDASNLPTVKIGDPNQSKVGQWVVAIGSPYGFDNTVTSGIISAKSRSLPNENYTPFIQTDVPVNPGNSGGPLFNLQGEVIGINSMIYSQTGGFQGLSFAIPINEAIKVKDDLVKTGHVSRGRLGVAVQGLNQTLANSFGLKTPNGALVSSVDAGGPAAKAGLQPGDVITAVNGSPVADSTDLPSQVASLAPGSTATVTVWRDKASKDIKVTIGSMSDAKVAKNDNAPEQVQGRLGVAVRPLTPDEKNSASVSHGLLVQQSGGAAENAGIQPGDVILAVNGRPVTTVDQLKQMIAQAGNSIALLIQRDNAQIFVPVDLG; encoded by the coding sequence ATGAATGCGAAAACCCTGTCCCGCAGCGCTGTTGCCGTTGCAGTTGCCGTGGCGTTGTCCGCCGGCTATGTGGCGGGCCATCGCGATGTCCCCGCGCCTCAGGTCATCACCCAGGCGCAGGCCGCGATGATGCCTGCCGAGGCCGCAGCAAAAACCGGCATCCCCGATTTCTCCGGCCTGGTTGAAACGTATGGCCCGGCCGTCGTCAACATCAGCGCCAAGCACGTGGTGAAGCAGACCGCGGTGCGCAGCGGCGGCGACAATGCCGGCAATGCCGGCAATGCGCAGCAACTGCCGATCGATCCGAGCGATCCGTTTTACCAGTTCTACAAGCACTTCTTCGGCGGCATGCCCGGCATGCAGGGCGGCGGTGGCGACGGCGGCGATCAGTCCGACCAGCCGAGCGCGAGTCTCGGCTCGGGCTTCATCGTCAGCAGCGACGGCTACATCCTGACCAACGCGCACGTTGTCGACGGCGCCAACGTCGTCACGGTCAAGCTGACCGACAAGCGCGAATTCCGGGCGAAGGTGGTCGGCGCGGACAAGCAGTCGGACGTCGCCGTGTTGAAGATCGACGCGAGCAACCTGCCTACCGTCAAGATCGGCGATCCGAACCAGAGCAAGGTCGGCCAGTGGGTCGTGGCAATCGGCTCGCCGTACGGCTTCGACAACACGGTCACCTCGGGCATCATCAGCGCGAAATCGCGCTCGCTGCCGAACGAAAACTACACGCCGTTCATCCAGACCGACGTGCCGGTCAATCCCGGCAACTCGGGTGGCCCGCTGTTCAACCTGCAGGGTGAGGTGATTGGCATCAATTCGATGATCTACTCGCAGACCGGCGGCTTCCAGGGCCTGTCGTTCGCGATTCCGATCAACGAGGCGATCAAGGTCAAGGACGACCTCGTCAAGACCGGCCATGTGAGCCGCGGGCGCCTGGGTGTCGCGGTGCAGGGCTTGAACCAGACGCTGGCCAACTCGTTCGGCCTCAAGACGCCGAACGGCGCACTGGTCAGCTCGGTGGATGCGGGCGGGCCGGCCGCCAAGGCGGGTCTGCAGCCCGGCGACGTGATCACCGCGGTGAACGGTTCGCCGGTGGCGGATTCGACTGACCTGCCTTCGCAGGTGGCGAGCCTCGCGCCCGGCAGCACGGCGACCGTGACCGTGTGGCGCGACAAGGCAAGCAAGGACATCAAGGTGACCATCGGTTCCATGTCGGATGCCAAGGTCGCGAAGAACGACAATGCGCCCGAGCAGGTCCAGGGACGTCTCGGTGTGGCGGTTCGGCCGCTCACGCCGGACGAAAAGAACAGCGCCTCCGTGTCGCACGGTCTGCTGGTGCAACAGTCGGGCGGTGCGGCTGAGAACGCCGGCATTCAACCGGGCGACGTCATTCTGGCGGTCAACGGCCGTCCGGTGACGACGGTCGATCAGCTCAAGCAGATGATCGCTCAGGCGGGCAACAGCATCGCCTTGCTGATCCAGCGCGACAACGCACAGATTTTTGTGCCGGTCGATCTGGGCTGA
- a CDS encoding cysteine hydrolase family protein, which produces MSTTPRRALLVIDVQNEYVTGDLPIEYPDVQTSLANIGRAMDAARAAGVPVAVVQNYSPAGSPIFARGTPGAELHPVVASRERDHLIVKDLPSAFTGTDLADWLAARQIDTLTVVGYMTHNCDASTINHAVHAGLTVEFLEDATGSLSYENQAGFASAEEIHRVFSVVLHSRFAAVASTQQWIAAVEAGVALERGNIYVSNQQARARLAKA; this is translated from the coding sequence ATGTCAACAACGCCGCGCCGCGCCCTGCTGGTCATCGACGTACAGAACGAATATGTCACCGGCGATCTGCCGATCGAATACCCGGACGTGCAGACTTCGCTCGCCAATATCGGCCGGGCGATGGACGCGGCGCGCGCTGCCGGCGTGCCGGTGGCGGTGGTGCAGAACTACTCGCCGGCCGGCTCGCCGATCTTCGCTCGCGGCACGCCGGGGGCGGAGTTGCATCCGGTGGTGGCCTCGCGCGAGCGCGATCACCTGATCGTCAAGGATCTGCCGAGCGCGTTCACCGGCACCGATCTGGCCGACTGGCTGGCCGCGCGGCAGATCGATACCTTGACGGTGGTCGGCTACATGACGCACAACTGCGACGCGTCGACCATCAATCATGCGGTGCACGCCGGATTGACGGTCGAGTTTCTGGAGGATGCGACGGGGTCGTTGTCGTACGAGAACCAGGCGGGGTTTGCCAGCGCAGAGGAGATTCACCGGGTGTTCAGCGTGGTGCTGCATTCGCGCTTCGCGGCGGTGGCGAGCACGCAGCAGTGGATCGCGGCGGTAGAGGCGGGTGTGGCGCTCGAGCGCGGCAATATCTACGTGTCGAATCAGCAGGCCCGCGCGAGGCTGGCAAAGGCGTGA
- a CDS encoding ATP-binding protein, with product MRSIRRQLLFWLLAIVLLGVGIAGWLIYRQALAEANELFDYQLQEIAEALPSEPFSQVLGSRDTGDEGIVLQIWNRNGALMYYSRPRAPLAPRAELGFSTERTDRGDWRVYGAIVGDNVVQLAQPVSVRNRLAANVALRTLWPLIVLLPLLGLAVWVVVGRGLRPLRRVTGALETRHPEALDPLPDSRLPLEVQPLVRALNGLLQRLATALDTQKAFVADAAHELRTPLAAVQIQTQLVARATDDATRREALTDLQAGVTRATRLAEQLLALARSEPDGHTQTKAIDLHALLADCVLAYTPLAQQRGVDLGVEANEAATVIGDPDALRVMLNNLVDNATKYTPRGGRVDVSLLVDAGHPVVRIADNGPGIPPAERERVFDRFYRAGESADRARTDVSGSGLGLAIVRRIALQHGASVMLGDSPAGGLEVSVRF from the coding sequence ATGCGTTCCATTCGCCGTCAATTGCTGTTCTGGCTGCTCGCCATCGTGTTGCTGGGCGTCGGTATTGCCGGCTGGCTGATCTACCGCCAGGCGCTCGCCGAAGCCAACGAGCTGTTCGATTACCAGTTGCAGGAGATCGCGGAAGCGTTGCCGTCCGAGCCGTTCTCGCAGGTGCTCGGCTCGCGCGATACCGGCGACGAGGGCATCGTGCTGCAGATCTGGAATCGCAACGGCGCGTTGATGTACTACTCGCGGCCGCGCGCGCCGCTCGCGCCGCGCGCGGAACTCGGCTTTTCGACGGAGCGCACCGATCGTGGCGACTGGCGCGTCTACGGCGCGATCGTCGGCGACAACGTCGTGCAACTGGCGCAGCCTGTGTCGGTGCGCAACCGGCTTGCCGCCAACGTCGCGTTACGCACGCTGTGGCCGCTGATCGTGTTGCTGCCGCTGCTCGGGCTGGCGGTGTGGGTGGTGGTCGGTCGCGGGCTCAGGCCGCTGCGCCGGGTGACCGGCGCGCTCGAAACACGGCATCCCGAAGCGCTCGATCCTTTGCCTGACAGCCGTCTGCCGCTCGAAGTGCAGCCGCTGGTGCGCGCGCTCAACGGTCTGCTGCAGCGGCTCGCCACGGCACTCGATACGCAGAAAGCCTTCGTCGCCGATGCCGCGCACGAACTGCGCACGCCGCTCGCCGCCGTGCAGATCCAGACCCAACTGGTGGCGCGCGCCACCGACGACGCCACCCGCCGCGAAGCGCTGACGGATCTGCAAGCCGGCGTCACGCGCGCCACGCGGCTCGCCGAACAGTTGCTGGCGCTGGCGCGCTCGGAACCGGACGGCCACACGCAAACCAAGGCGATCGATCTGCACGCGCTGCTCGCGGATTGCGTGCTGGCCTACACGCCGCTTGCGCAGCAGCGTGGCGTCGATCTGGGCGTCGAGGCGAACGAGGCCGCCACTGTGATCGGCGACCCCGATGCGCTGCGCGTGATGCTCAACAATCTGGTGGACAACGCAACCAAATATACGCCGCGCGGCGGTCGTGTGGACGTGAGCCTGCTGGTCGACGCGGGCCATCCGGTGGTGCGCATCGCCGATAACGGACCGGGCATTCCGCCTGCCGAACGCGAGCGCGTATTCGATCGTTTCTATCGCGCCGGGGAGAGCGCCGACCGCGCGCGTACCGATGTCTCGGGCAGCGGCCTGGGACTCGCCATCGTGCGCCGGATTGCGCTTCAACATGGCGCGAGCGTCATGTTGGGCGACTCGCCCGCGGGCGGTCTCGAGGTCAGCGTGCGGTTCTGA
- a CDS encoding helix-turn-helix domain-containing protein → MVNFPGRSAVAQPHIVAVIAFDGISPFHLSVPCVVFGENRDDGGVPLFDFRVCAVEPGVLSTTAGFSIAATHGLEALDDADTIIVPTWRDPDETPPAALLDALRRAHARGAQLVGLCLGAFVLAAAGILDGRPASTHWAWADDFARRYPRVRLDPDVLYIDDGDVLTSAGTAAGLDCCLHVLRRLCGAQAANYVARRLVVSPHRQGGQAQYIQQPVPPNLRGDRLSGLLDWVAANLDAPHTLDTLAERALMSRRTFTRRFRLATGSTVGAWLLAQRLSRAQQLLESSDQSVEAIAGMVGFGSTASLRQHFQETFRTSPSAWRREFRGV, encoded by the coding sequence ATTGTGAATTTTCCGGGAAGGTCTGCCGTGGCCCAGCCGCACATCGTCGCCGTCATCGCCTTCGACGGCATCAGTCCGTTCCACTTGTCCGTGCCATGCGTGGTGTTCGGGGAGAACCGCGACGATGGCGGCGTGCCGCTGTTCGACTTCCGCGTGTGCGCCGTCGAACCCGGCGTGCTTTCGACCACCGCGGGGTTTTCGATTGCCGCGACGCACGGGCTTGAAGCCCTCGACGACGCCGACACGATCATTGTGCCCACCTGGCGCGATCCCGATGAGACGCCGCCTGCCGCGCTGCTCGACGCGCTGCGCCGCGCCCATGCACGCGGCGCGCAACTGGTCGGCCTGTGCCTGGGCGCCTTCGTGCTGGCGGCCGCGGGGATACTCGACGGGCGTCCGGCCAGCACGCACTGGGCATGGGCCGACGACTTCGCGCGCCGCTACCCGCGCGTGCGGCTCGACCCCGACGTGCTCTATATCGACGACGGCGATGTCCTGACCTCGGCCGGCACGGCCGCCGGACTCGACTGCTGTCTGCATGTGCTGCGGCGCCTGTGCGGCGCGCAGGCTGCCAACTACGTCGCGCGCCGGCTGGTCGTCTCGCCGCATCGGCAAGGCGGCCAGGCTCAATACATCCAGCAACCGGTGCCGCCGAACCTGCGCGGCGACCGGCTTTCGGGCCTGCTCGACTGGGTCGCGGCGAACCTCGATGCGCCGCACACGCTCGACACGCTGGCAGAGCGGGCCCTGATGAGCCGTCGCACCTTCACGCGGCGCTTCAGGCTCGCGACCGGTTCGACGGTGGGCGCATGGCTGCTCGCGCAGCGTCTCAGCCGCGCGCAGCAGTTGCTTGAAAGCAGCGATCAGTCAGTTGAAGCGATTGCCGGCATGGTGGGCTTCGGCTCGACGGCCTCGCTGCGGCAACATTTCCAGGAGACGTTTCGCACCTCGCCGTCGGCGTGGCGACGGGAGTTTCGCGGCGTCTGA
- a CDS encoding TetR family transcriptional regulator, with the protein MVRRTKEEALETRAGILDAAEQVFFEKGVSRTSLADIAQAAGVTRGAIYWHFANKGDLFNEMFDRVLLPLDELKAASVNPEEADPLGRLIEICTVCLRDTAADPRRRRVFDILFLKCEFVEEMGPVMARYQSNMREGLRKLEVGLRNAISKGQMPADLNTRLAATMLHAFVGGSLRDMLLLPESDDFDVHAQQMVEAMFDALRLSPALRTAGGAA; encoded by the coding sequence ATGGTCAGAAGGACCAAGGAAGAAGCGCTGGAGACGCGCGCCGGCATCCTCGATGCCGCCGAACAGGTCTTTTTTGAGAAAGGCGTGTCGCGCACGTCGCTGGCCGACATCGCCCAGGCCGCGGGCGTCACCCGCGGCGCGATCTATTGGCACTTCGCCAACAAGGGCGATCTGTTCAACGAGATGTTCGACCGCGTGCTGCTGCCGCTCGACGAACTCAAGGCCGCCTCGGTCAACCCGGAAGAAGCTGACCCGCTCGGGCGGCTGATCGAAATTTGCACCGTGTGCCTGCGCGACACCGCGGCGGACCCGCGGCGGCGGCGCGTGTTCGACATCCTGTTTCTGAAGTGCGAATTCGTCGAAGAGATGGGGCCGGTGATGGCCCGCTATCAGAGCAATATGCGCGAGGGGCTCCGCAAGCTCGAAGTCGGCTTGCGCAATGCGATCTCCAAAGGACAGATGCCCGCCGATCTGAACACGAGGCTCGCGGCGACCATGCTGCACGCGTTCGTCGGCGGGTCGCTGCGCGACATGCTGCTCCTGCCCGAGTCCGACGATTTCGACGTGCACGCGCAGCAGATGGTCGAAGCGATGTTCGACGCGCTGAGGCTCAGTCCCGCGTTGCGCACGGCGGGCGGTGCGGCTTAG
- a CDS encoding DUF427 domain-containing protein, with protein sequence MSDASTTNGSPCGAPKGNPAGGDAAHGAQASAASNSAHRIEIAVNGRRVRVIHQGVTMADTQAALTLAETGLPEVFYFPRSDVNMARLERSNHTSHCPFKGEASYFHLRTEDGLVENAVWCYESPLDGVQQIKGYLAFYASRVDRIDQTS encoded by the coding sequence ATGAGCGACGCTTCGACGACCAACGGAAGTCCCTGTGGGGCGCCCAAAGGAAACCCCGCCGGAGGTGATGCCGCCCATGGCGCTCAGGCGTCCGCTGCATCGAACAGCGCTCATCGCATCGAAATTGCCGTCAACGGGCGCCGGGTGCGGGTGATTCACCAGGGCGTCACGATGGCCGACACCCAGGCCGCCCTCACGCTGGCCGAAACCGGCCTTCCCGAGGTGTTTTATTTTCCGCGCAGCGATGTCAATATGGCGCGGCTCGAACGCTCCAACCATACGTCGCATTGCCCGTTCAAGGGCGAGGCGTCGTATTTCCATCTGCGCACCGAAGACGGCCTGGTCGAGAATGCCGTCTGGTGTTATGAAAGCCCGCTTGACGGGGTCCAGCAGATCAAGGGATATCTGGCGTTTTATGCATCGCGCGTTGACCGCATCGATCAGACGTCCTGA